One genomic segment of Pedobacter endophyticus includes these proteins:
- the yidC gene encoding membrane protein insertase YidC translates to MDRNTFTGLFLIMIILAGSFYFLKPNEAELKQAQETAHIDSLKKAGVAPIQKDTTQVASTSPVVDSLAVKGPFGTALTGTASSVLLENDKLIITLSNKGGKIASVEVKGQKTFTGKPLILFKEDQTRFGLNLNAAGKVVNTNDLYFTPTKTGNTVTMRANYNNGAYVEYVYDLKPSSNKVDFKVNLVGLQQVIAGNTVGLNWQTTLLQQEKSIESEHRYSAPYYKYVNEDVDHLSVSKDEKEELTKGKIQWFSFKQHFFSATLIAKQGFEKGSLEVKIPTAPGQIKFYDANMQLPYAHTANQSYDMEFYFGTNKFSTLKAQGYDLEKQVDLGYWPLKYINRFIVLPVFNFLNNFGWNFGLIILVLTILLKVALSPLTYKSYLSMAKMRVLKPEMDEIKAKVGEDNPTLVQQEYLKLYKKAGVNPLGGCLPMVLQLPLVMAFFFFFPNLFELRGESFLWMKDLSTYDEFIKFGVKIPFIGDHLSLMCVLMTISTLIMTYFNNQTSGATGQMKYIGYIMPIIFLGVLNSYPAGLNYYYFLANLMTFGQQILIRKMVDDDKIHALIQQNKARPADEKKKKSKFQQRLDDYMRQQQQAKK, encoded by the coding sequence ATGGATAGAAATACCTTTACAGGACTGTTCCTGATTATGATCATTTTGGCAGGATCATTCTACTTCTTAAAGCCTAACGAGGCTGAATTGAAACAAGCCCAAGAAACAGCGCATATAGATTCTCTGAAAAAAGCTGGTGTTGCACCAATACAAAAAGATACTACTCAGGTAGCAAGCACCTCCCCTGTTGTTGATTCGTTGGCTGTAAAAGGCCCTTTTGGCACAGCGTTGACGGGTACAGCCTCGAGCGTTCTTCTGGAAAACGACAAATTAATCATTACTTTAAGCAATAAGGGCGGTAAAATTGCATCGGTAGAAGTAAAGGGCCAAAAAACCTTTACCGGCAAACCTTTAATACTGTTTAAAGAAGATCAAACCAGGTTTGGCCTTAACCTTAACGCAGCCGGGAAAGTAGTAAACACAAACGACCTTTATTTTACACCAACGAAGACCGGAAACACGGTAACCATGCGTGCAAATTACAATAATGGTGCATACGTTGAATATGTTTACGATTTAAAACCTTCGAGTAATAAAGTAGATTTTAAGGTTAATTTAGTTGGCTTACAGCAGGTTATTGCGGGCAATACTGTTGGATTAAACTGGCAAACCACACTGTTGCAACAAGAAAAATCAATTGAAAGTGAACACCGTTACTCTGCGCCTTATTATAAATATGTTAATGAAGATGTCGATCACCTAAGTGTTAGCAAAGATGAAAAAGAAGAATTAACCAAAGGCAAAATACAATGGTTTTCGTTTAAGCAGCATTTTTTCTCGGCTACTTTAATTGCAAAACAAGGGTTTGAAAAAGGTAGTTTGGAAGTGAAAATTCCTACGGCACCCGGTCAGATTAAGTTTTACGATGCTAATATGCAACTGCCATACGCCCACACAGCTAACCAAAGCTACGATATGGAGTTCTATTTCGGAACCAACAAGTTTTCTACTCTGAAAGCGCAGGGATACGATTTAGAAAAACAAGTAGATTTAGGTTACTGGCCGTTAAAGTACATTAACCGTTTCATCGTGTTGCCTGTATTTAACTTTCTTAACAATTTCGGATGGAACTTCGGCCTGATCATTTTGGTATTAACCATTTTGTTAAAGGTTGCACTATCGCCACTTACCTACAAATCGTATTTATCGATGGCGAAAATGCGGGTTTTGAAACCTGAAATGGATGAAATTAAAGCTAAAGTTGGCGAAGACAACCCAACCCTGGTTCAGCAAGAATATTTAAAGCTGTACAAAAAAGCTGGCGTAAATCCGCTTGGTGGTTGTTTACCGATGGTTTTACAGTTGCCGTTGGTAATGGCTTTTTTCTTCTTCTTCCCTAACTTATTCGAGTTACGCGGAGAGAGTTTCTTGTGGATGAAAGATCTTTCGACTTACGATGAGTTTATTAAATTTGGCGTTAAAATTCCATTTATTGGCGATCACTTAAGTTTGATGTGCGTATTGATGACGATTTCAACGTTGATCATGACTTATTTCAACAATCAAACTTCTGGCGCCACAGGACAAATGAAATATATTGGTTACATTATGCCAATAATCTTTTTGGGTGTGTTGAACAGTTACCCAGCGGGATTAAACTATTATTATTTCTTAGCCAACTTAATGACGTTCGGTCAGCAGATTTTAATCCGCAAAATGGTTGATGATGATAAAATTCATGCGTTGATTCAACAAAACAAGGCACGACCGGCTGATGAGAAAAAGAAAAAATCGAAATTTCAACAGCGTTTAGATGATTATATGCGTCAACAACAGCAAGCAAAAAAATAA
- a CDS encoding S9 family peptidase — translation MQKRLTFILFFVVSFAYAQKKPLDHSVYDAWESVGSKQLSNNGQWALYTILQQEGDAQLYISNLKTKSKLNIPRGMNAQFSNDSKFAAFNIRPFYKDIRLAKIKKKKADETPKDSLGIANLTTNAITKVARVKSFKFPEDGFDVMAYLAEKPDTAKKTTSPSSKKDGEEDFADDEPAGRGKADEGTDLVVKNLLTGADKTYKYVTDYYFSKDGKQLVFASSGSKKDKSAQKGVFLLNTEKGTLKTLINGKGNFKNFTFDEESEHLAFVGEQDPEKQEIKNFNVYYASTSLDTAQVIVDYDMPGLPEKWSVSGDGRVTFSKDGKKLFFGIAPVKKAKDTTIIDFEVAKVDIWNYKDDYLQPMQLKNADRDSKKSYLSVIDVFSSDPKVIPLTDFTLPDADLVARGDADFVLASTDYGHRIESQWSGSTSKDYYLVDTKNGQRKKIISGLSGYAMASPAGKYVLYFDRKAGNWYTYTIASGKVTSLTEGMSVKFVNEENDVPDLPNSYGFATWTEDDKAVLLNDRYDIWSFSPDGKSQPKNITAGFGKSNKITFRYQRLQQENRFERNADSKFVKANELVWLEAFNNVTKENGFYRTNVGSVKAPELVVMSKHKYSNLLTSKAEDVFIYDKGNYVESPNVYVTADFKTETKLTNTNPQQQNYNWGTAELVKWTTPKGFSAEGILYKPENFDPNKKYPMIAYFYEKLSDGLYSYQAPAPTPSRLNISFFVSNGYLVFAPDISYETGHPGQSAVEFINSGVEHLKKNSWVDGTKIGIQGQSWGGYQVAYLITQNDMYAAAWAGAPVANMTSAYGGIRWETGMNRQFQYEKTQSRIGATLWEKPELYIENSPLFMFPKVNTPVVVMANDADGAVPWYQGIEMFTGLRRLGKPVWLLNYNGEAHNLVQRQNRKDIQIREQQFFDYYLKGAKAPAWMTAGVPATEKGKTWGFELTDDKP, via the coding sequence ATGCAAAAGAGATTAACATTTATCCTGTTTTTCGTTGTCAGCTTTGCTTACGCACAAAAAAAACCATTAGATCATTCCGTTTATGACGCCTGGGAATCAGTAGGTTCTAAACAGCTATCGAACAACGGCCAATGGGCTTTGTACACCATTTTACAACAAGAGGGCGATGCGCAGTTGTATATTTCCAACTTAAAAACCAAGAGTAAATTAAACATTCCGCGGGGAATGAATGCCCAGTTTAGCAACGATTCAAAATTTGCGGCCTTTAATATCCGCCCGTTTTACAAGGACATCCGATTGGCAAAAATTAAAAAGAAAAAGGCCGACGAAACGCCGAAAGATTCGCTGGGAATTGCCAACCTCACTACAAATGCCATTACAAAGGTAGCCAGAGTAAAATCGTTCAAATTCCCAGAAGATGGATTTGACGTAATGGCCTACCTTGCAGAAAAACCCGATACGGCAAAAAAAACAACCAGCCCGTCGAGCAAGAAAGATGGTGAAGAAGATTTTGCCGACGATGAACCTGCCGGAAGAGGAAAAGCAGATGAGGGGACTGATCTTGTAGTGAAGAACCTGTTAACGGGAGCCGACAAAACGTATAAATATGTTACCGACTATTATTTCAGCAAAGATGGTAAACAGCTGGTTTTTGCCTCCAGCGGCTCCAAAAAGGACAAAAGTGCGCAAAAAGGTGTTTTCTTGCTGAATACCGAAAAGGGAACACTAAAAACACTGATCAACGGAAAAGGTAATTTCAAGAACTTTACTTTTGACGAAGAAAGCGAACACCTTGCCTTCGTTGGCGAACAAGACCCCGAAAAGCAAGAAATTAAGAACTTTAATGTTTATTATGCATCAACATCATTAGATACAGCGCAAGTAATTGTTGATTATGACATGCCGGGATTGCCCGAAAAATGGTCGGTAAGTGGCGACGGAAGAGTAACTTTCAGCAAAGATGGCAAGAAGCTTTTCTTCGGAATCGCCCCTGTTAAAAAGGCAAAAGACACTACAATTATTGATTTTGAAGTTGCTAAAGTCGACATCTGGAATTACAAAGATGATTATTTGCAACCAATGCAATTGAAAAATGCTGATCGTGATAGTAAAAAAAGTTATCTTTCAGTAATCGACGTATTTAGCAGCGATCCTAAAGTTATTCCTTTAACAGACTTCACCTTGCCAGATGCGGATTTGGTGGCTCGCGGCGATGCAGACTTCGTTTTGGCATCAACCGATTACGGTCATCGAATTGAATCGCAATGGAGCGGCTCCACCTCTAAAGATTATTATCTGGTTGACACGAAGAACGGGCAAAGAAAAAAAATTATCTCTGGCTTAAGCGGCTATGCCATGGCCTCTCCAGCCGGAAAGTATGTATTGTATTTCGATAGAAAGGCAGGAAACTGGTATACTTACACCATTGCATCGGGCAAGGTAACGAGCTTGACTGAGGGAATGAGCGTAAAATTTGTAAACGAGGAAAATGATGTTCCGGATTTACCAAATTCGTATGGCTTTGCCACCTGGACGGAAGATGATAAAGCGGTTTTATTGAACGATCGGTACGACATCTGGTCGTTCTCTCCCGATGGCAAGTCGCAGCCAAAAAACATCACGGCCGGATTTGGTAAAAGCAACAAAATTACTTTCCGCTACCAAAGACTTCAGCAAGAAAACCGTTTTGAAAGAAACGCAGACAGCAAGTTTGTTAAGGCCAATGAACTGGTTTGGCTCGAGGCTTTTAATAATGTAACGAAAGAAAATGGTTTTTACCGCACTAACGTTGGTTCTGTTAAAGCACCAGAACTAGTGGTAATGAGCAAACACAAATATTCTAACCTGTTAACATCAAAGGCCGAAGATGTGTTCATTTACGACAAAGGCAACTATGTTGAATCGCCAAATGTTTATGTAACTGCCGATTTTAAAACGGAAACCAAGCTAACCAATACCAACCCACAACAACAGAATTACAACTGGGGAACGGCAGAATTGGTAAAATGGACCACACCAAAAGGCTTCAGTGCGGAAGGGATTTTGTATAAACCAGAAAATTTCGATCCAAACAAAAAATACCCGATGATCGCTTATTTTTATGAGAAACTTTCTGACGGCCTCTATAGTTACCAGGCACCGGCCCCTACTCCATCGCGTTTAAACATCTCGTTTTTTGTAAGTAATGGCTATTTGGTTTTCGCACCGGATATTAGTTACGAAACTGGCCACCCGGGGCAATCGGCGGTAGAATTTATCAACTCTGGTGTTGAGCACTTAAAAAAGAACAGTTGGGTTGATGGCACAAAAATCGGTATTCAGGGTCAAAGTTGGGGTGGTTACCAGGTGGCTTATCTAATTACACAAAACGACATGTATGCAGCGGCATGGGCAGGCGCTCCTGTTGCCAACATGACTTCGGCTTACGGTGGCATCCGTTGGGAAACAGGTATGAACCGCCAGTTTCAATATGAAAAAACACAAAGTAGAATCGGCGCAACCCTTTGGGAGAAACCCGAATTATATATTGAAAACTCACCACTGTTTATGTTCCCAAAAGTAAATACGCCTGTGGTGGTTATGGCTAACGATGCTGATGGAGCCGTGCCTTGGTACCAGGGTATTGAAATGTTTACCGGATTGCGCCGCTTGGGTAAGCCTGTTTGGTTGCTAAACTACAACGGAGAAGCACACAACCTTGTTCAACGCCAAAACCGCAAAGACATCCAAATTCGCGAGCAGCAGTTCTTCGACTATTACTTAAAAGGCGCTAAAGCTCCGGCCTGGATGACAGCTGGCGTTCCTGCAACTGAAAAAGGAAAAACCTGGGGATTCGAATTAACCGACGATAAACCATAG
- a CDS encoding nucleoside recognition domain-containing protein — protein MALSRIWSAFFIVAIVVASIKCFFFGQSDIFNWMVIGKADDPANPLKLDGIIETCWVAVELCLKLIGILALFMGLMSIAEKAGGIRLLSRIVAPFFSKLFPDIPKGHPSMGHMIMNFSANLLGLDNAATPFGLKAMESLQELNENKAVASNAQIMFLCLHAAGLSLIPVSVIAIRASQNASNPTDVFIPCLIVTFVGTMAAMLIVSFKQKINLFQPVVIGWVLSLSVIIAALVLYLHSLSASGIQSFSGVLSNGLILMIFLIIILGALYKKIDVFDAFIDGAKGGFNTAINIVPYLVGMLVAISLLRTSGTFDVVINGIKSVFVYFGTDTRFVEGLPTALIRPLSGGAARGMMVSTMEAYGPDSFASKLSGIFQGASDTTFYVVAVYFGSVQIKNTRYAIGAMLLADLVGVCTAIGICYLFFG, from the coding sequence ATGGCATTAAGCAGAATTTGGTCCGCATTTTTTATTGTTGCAATTGTAGTAGCCAGTATAAAATGTTTCTTTTTTGGACAAAGTGATATTTTCAACTGGATGGTTATTGGGAAGGCCGACGATCCGGCGAACCCCTTGAAATTGGATGGCATTATCGAAACCTGCTGGGTTGCTGTAGAACTTTGCCTAAAGCTGATTGGTATTTTGGCTTTATTTATGGGATTGATGAGCATTGCGGAAAAAGCAGGTGGAATCCGCTTATTATCGCGAATTGTTGCACCATTCTTTTCGAAGCTTTTTCCCGATATCCCAAAAGGCCATCCATCAATGGGTCATATGATTATGAACTTTTCTGCAAATTTGCTCGGTTTAGATAACGCGGCAACCCCGTTCGGTTTAAAGGCGATGGAAAGCCTGCAGGAATTGAATGAGAACAAAGCTGTTGCATCCAATGCGCAGATTATGTTTTTGTGCTTACATGCCGCAGGCTTAAGTCTCATTCCTGTTAGTGTAATTGCCATCCGTGCATCGCAAAATGCCTCCAACCCAACCGATGTTTTTATTCCCTGCCTTATTGTAACCTTTGTTGGTACCATGGCGGCCATGTTGATCGTTTCTTTTAAGCAAAAAATTAATCTCTTTCAGCCGGTTGTAATTGGGTGGGTGCTCAGCTTATCTGTTATCATTGCCGCCCTTGTACTTTATTTACATTCGCTAAGTGCCTCGGGCATCCAATCTTTTTCTGGCGTGCTTAGCAACGGATTGATCTTAATGATTTTCCTCATTATCATATTAGGTGCATTATATAAGAAAATCGACGTTTTCGATGCTTTTATCGATGGTGCAAAAGGCGGGTTTAACACGGCCATTAACATTGTTCCTTACCTTGTAGGTATGTTGGTGGCCATTAGCTTACTGCGCACAAGTGGTACTTTTGATGTTGTTATCAACGGAATTAAAAGCGTTTTCGTTTATTTCGGAACCGATACGAGATTTGTAGAGGGCTTACCAACAGCATTGATCAGGCCGTTAAGTGGTGGCGCCGCCAGAGGCATGATGGTAAGCACCATGGAAGCCTACGGGCCGGATTCTTTCGCAAGCAAACTTTCCGGCATATTTCAAGGCGCTTCCGATACTACATTTTATGTTGTCGCCGTTTACTTTGGTTCGGTACAAATAAAAAATACCCGATATGCTATTGGCGCCATGTTGCTGGCCGATTTGGTTGGCGTTTGTACCGCAATTGGAATCTGCTATTTGTTCTTCGGATAG
- a CDS encoding PaaI family thioesterase, with protein sequence MEKSLSEERLNVLRQSVGKVITNSPSNFMNWLAPVLINAENGVLICQYTIRKEMTNSYQILHGGVTAGIIDDLIGATVFTMGLNSKYTTVNNYIDYFAPASEGDEIVAETSIVKKGRTILNLQCEVFLPAKKRLIARGYSNMLNIG encoded by the coding sequence ATGGAAAAATCATTGAGCGAAGAACGATTAAATGTGCTTAGGCAATCTGTCGGGAAAGTAATTACCAACTCGCCATCTAATTTTATGAACTGGTTGGCGCCAGTACTTATTAACGCCGAAAACGGTGTATTAATCTGCCAATATACCATCCGCAAAGAGATGACCAATTCCTACCAAATTTTACATGGTGGCGTAACCGCAGGCATTATCGACGACCTGATCGGCGCAACGGTGTTTACTATGGGCCTCAACAGCAAATACACAACGGTTAACAATTACATTGATTACTTTGCGCCGGCTTCGGAAGGTGATGAGATTGTGGCCGAAACTTCAATCGTAAAGAAAGGAAGAACAATTTTGAACCTGCAATGCGAAGTATTTTTGCCAGCTAAAAAACGACTGATAGCCAGAGGATATTCGAACATGTTAAATATAGGTTAA
- the uxuA gene encoding mannonate dehydratase gives MKYKKLEQTWRWYGPNDPVSLQDVKQAGATGIVTALHHIPHGEIWPVEDIQERKNIIEAAGLTWSVVESVPVHEAIKTRRADAEKYLENYRISLKNLAQCGIKTVCYNFMPVLDWTRTQLDLEMTDGSKALYFNWIDLAIFDLYILKRENAAADYNQSILQRAKDKHAQLSEQDLVDLRINVLMGIPNEKEIELETLRNSINEYAAIGTQGLKENLKFFLSSIADVCTEEGVKMTIHPDDPPYPILGLPRIASTLEDFKYIISEVDQPFNGVCFCTGSLGAGMKNNALEIFDVVKERVYFAHLRNVTKDEDGSFYEADHLGGDVNMYEIMKAISNENANRDIPIPFRPDHGHQMLDDLAKQSNPGYSAIGRLRGLAELRGLELGVTGNY, from the coding sequence ATGAAATATAAGAAATTAGAACAAACATGGCGATGGTACGGTCCCAACGATCCGGTAAGTTTGCAAGACGTTAAACAGGCCGGAGCCACTGGAATTGTAACCGCGTTACATCATATTCCGCATGGCGAAATTTGGCCGGTTGAAGATATTCAGGAACGCAAAAATATTATCGAAGCAGCAGGACTCACATGGTCTGTGGTAGAAAGCGTACCCGTTCACGAAGCCATAAAAACCCGCCGGGCAGATGCCGAAAAATACCTCGAAAACTACAGAATTTCACTAAAAAATCTGGCACAATGCGGCATTAAAACTGTTTGCTACAATTTTATGCCGGTTTTAGATTGGACACGTACGCAGCTCGATCTCGAAATGACCGATGGTTCAAAAGCACTTTATTTCAACTGGATCGATCTGGCTATTTTCGATTTATACATCCTAAAAAGAGAAAATGCAGCCGCCGACTACAATCAGTCAATTTTACAACGTGCCAAAGATAAACATGCCCAACTGAGCGAACAGGATTTGGTAGACCTGCGCATTAATGTTTTGATGGGAATTCCAAACGAAAAGGAAATTGAACTCGAAACGTTAAGAAACAGCATCAACGAGTATGCAGCCATTGGAACACAAGGTTTGAAGGAAAATTTAAAATTCTTTCTTTCCTCAATCGCTGATGTATGCACCGAAGAAGGCGTAAAAATGACCATTCATCCAGATGATCCGCCGTATCCAATTTTGGGTTTACCGCGGATTGCAAGCACTTTGGAAGATTTTAAATACATTATTTCTGAAGTTGACCAACCATTTAACGGCGTTTGTTTTTGCACCGGATCGCTCGGCGCTGGTATGAAGAATAATGCACTCGAAATTTTTGATGTAGTAAAAGAGCGGGTGTATTTTGCGCACTTACGCAATGTAACGAAGGATGAAGATGGAAGCTTTTACGAAGCCGATCATTTGGGGGGCGACGTAAATATGTATGAGATTATGAAAGCAATATCAAATGAGAACGCAAACCGCGACATCCCGATTCCTTTCAGGCCAGATCACGGTCACCAAATGTTAGATGATTTGGCGAAGCAAAGTAACCCCGGGTATTCAGCAATTGGTCGTTTAAGAGGCCTGGCCGAACTTAGGGGTTTAGAACTGGGTGTAACTGGAAACTATTAA
- a CDS encoding SDR family oxidoreductase has protein sequence MVKEIESLFSLKNKVVVVTGATGVLGEAFINGLCAAKATIVVIGRNEDAAKLRVEEAKSAGCEAIYILADVLNEQNLIDAHAEIIKNFGQIDALVNGAGGNIAEAVVQPGSDVFSLNISALKQAFDLNLFGTIVPTQIFGKEIAKNGGSIVNISSVSATQAVTRVLGYSLAKTAIDSYTKWMAVELANRYGDKVRMNAIVPGFFITNQNRALLTNPDESLTARGEAIINKTPFKRFGSPNELIGALVYLLSDASKFVNGESITVDGGFCAFSGV, from the coding sequence ATGGTAAAAGAAATCGAAAGTCTGTTTTCGCTAAAAAACAAAGTTGTAGTCGTAACCGGTGCAACGGGCGTTTTAGGCGAGGCTTTTATTAATGGATTGTGCGCCGCTAAGGCAACAATTGTAGTTATTGGCAGAAATGAGGACGCCGCTAAATTAAGGGTTGAAGAAGCAAAAAGTGCTGGCTGTGAAGCCATTTACATTCTTGCCGATGTGTTGAACGAGCAAAACCTGATCGACGCACATGCTGAGATTATCAAAAATTTTGGTCAAATCGATGCCCTGGTAAATGGCGCAGGGGGTAACATTGCCGAAGCCGTTGTTCAACCCGGAAGCGATGTTTTCAGCTTAAACATTTCCGCTTTAAAGCAAGCTTTCGATTTAAATTTGTTTGGCACCATTGTACCTACGCAGATCTTTGGTAAAGAAATAGCAAAAAACGGAGGAAGTATTGTAAATATTTCTTCCGTTTCTGCTACCCAGGCCGTAACTAGGGTGTTGGGCTATTCGTTGGCTAAAACCGCGATCGATAGTTATACCAAATGGATGGCTGTAGAGCTGGCGAACAGGTATGGCGATAAAGTGAGAATGAACGCCATTGTTCCGGGGTTTTTTATCACCAACCAAAACCGGGCCTTACTCACCAACCCCGATGAATCGCTGACGGCGAGAGGCGAGGCCATAATCAATAAAACACCGTTCAAGCGTTTCGGATCGCCGAATGAATTAATTGGTGCACTGGTTTATTTATTAAGCGATGCCTCGAAATTTGTCAACGGCGAAAGCATTACCGTTGATGGTGGATTTTGCGCCTTTTCGGGAGTTTAA
- a CDS encoding glycoside hydrolase family 30 protein — protein MMMKQNLSTLLVLATALTATAQTKKPAKAPVKTVQSYTVADKNVTVYTTAEKSDYRISKTETLTFVDNKQPFETEPCIFVDPTVKYQTLVGIGGALTDASAETFAKLSKKNQQELLTAYYSKDKGIGYSLARTNIASCDFSSGSYTYVQDNDKDLKSFSVAHDEQFKIPLIKQATAAAGGKLTLYVSPWSPPAWMKDNNSLLQGGHLLPEYRQSWANHYVKFIKTYEAMGMPIWGLSVQNEPMAKQKWESCIYTAEEERDFIKNFLGPTLQKSGLASKKLIAWDHNRDQIFQRASTILNDKDAAKYVWGIGYHWYETWTGSGMQFGNVRQTHEAYPDKALIFTEGCKEKYDVNKLDDWTLGERYGYSMINDFNAGTAAWTDWNILLDEKGGPNHVGNFCFAPVHADTKNDKIVYTNAYYYMGHFSKFIRPGAKRVGTASSRDMLQATSFLNTDGKLVVVVMNQSDEKLKYSLWIKGKAATTTSLPHSIATLVVE, from the coding sequence ATGATGATGAAACAAAATTTGAGCACCCTATTGGTTTTGGCAACCGCCCTAACGGCAACTGCACAAACTAAAAAACCCGCAAAAGCGCCAGTAAAAACGGTTCAGTCTTATACTGTGGCCGATAAGAACGTAACGGTTTATACCACGGCGGAAAAATCGGATTACCGCATTAGTAAAACCGAAACGTTAACTTTTGTTGATAACAAGCAACCTTTTGAAACAGAGCCGTGTATATTTGTCGATCCGACGGTAAAATATCAAACCTTAGTGGGCATTGGTGGCGCCTTAACCGATGCTTCTGCGGAAACATTCGCCAAACTTTCGAAGAAAAATCAGCAGGAATTACTTACTGCTTATTACAGCAAAGATAAAGGTATTGGCTACAGTTTGGCCCGGACAAACATCGCCAGCTGCGATTTCTCAAGCGGAAGTTATACCTATGTTCAAGACAACGACAAAGATTTAAAATCTTTTAGCGTGGCACACGACGAGCAGTTTAAAATTCCGTTGATTAAACAAGCCACCGCTGCAGCCGGGGGAAAGTTAACTTTGTATGTAAGCCCGTGGTCGCCACCAGCATGGATGAAAGACAACAACAGCCTGCTGCAAGGTGGGCATTTATTGCCCGAATACCGCCAAAGCTGGGCAAACCATTATGTAAAATTTATTAAAACCTACGAAGCAATGGGTATGCCGATTTGGGGGCTTTCCGTTCAAAACGAACCAATGGCTAAGCAGAAATGGGAATCGTGCATTTATACCGCCGAAGAAGAACGCGATTTTATTAAAAACTTTTTAGGTCCAACTTTGCAAAAATCGGGTTTAGCCTCAAAAAAATTAATTGCCTGGGATCATAACCGCGATCAGATTTTCCAAAGGGCCAGCACGATCTTAAATGACAAGGATGCTGCTAAATACGTTTGGGGAATCGGTTATCACTGGTACGAAACCTGGACAGGAAGTGGAATGCAGTTCGGAAACGTGAGGCAAACGCATGAAGCTTACCCGGATAAGGCCCTGATTTTTACCGAAGGCTGTAAAGAAAAATACGATGTAAATAAGCTTGACGACTGGACTTTGGGCGAACGCTACGGCTATTCGATGATTAACGACTTTAACGCCGGAACTGCAGCCTGGACCGATTGGAATATTCTTTTAGATGAAAAAGGCGGGCCGAACCACGTAGGCAACTTTTGTTTTGCACCCGTACATGCAGATACCAAAAACGACAAAATTGTTTATACAAATGCTTATTATTACATGGGCCACTTTTCTAAGTTTATCCGCCCCGGTGCAAAAAGAGTAGGTACAGCATCGAGCCGCGATATGCTGCAGGCCACCTCGTTTTTAAATACCGATGGTAAACTTGTTGTTGTTGTAATGAATCAGTCAGATGAGAAATTAAAATATAGTTTATGGATAAAAGGGAAGGCCGCTACAACAACGAGCCTGCCGCATTCCATCGCCACATTGGTGGTAGAGTAA